One Fusobacterium nucleatum genomic window carries:
- a CDS encoding apolipoprotein A1/A4/E family protein: MGLLDDVTGKLDELKDTVADKAKELKDEAVAKAGELKDKTVDKATEFKDKTVEKAGELKDKVVDKAKELKEGAEDKASELKDKAAEKAGELKDKISEGADSLINKIK; this comes from the coding sequence ATGGGATTATTGGATGATGTAACAGGAAAATTAGATGAATTAAAAGATACAGTTGCAGATAAGGCAAAAGAGTTAAAAGATGAAGCTGTTGCAAAAGCAGGGGAATTAAAGGATAAGACAGTAGATAAAGCAACAGAATTCAAAGATAAAACTGTTGAAAAAGCTGGAGAACTAAAAGATAAAGTTGTTGATAAGGCAAAAGAATTAAAAGAAGGTGCAGAAGATAAAGCATCTGAATTAAAAGACAAGGCAGCAGAAAAAGCAGGGGAATTAAAAGATAAAATATCAGAAGGTGCTGATAGTCTTATAAATAAAATAAAATAA
- a CDS encoding DUF1353 domain-containing protein, giving the protein MELTKLLVKDLMNGKFELFSDYVYKTKEYLIKVPKGFVTDYASIPKLLRGIVLPYGKHSGASVVHDWLYSSNCNLDISREKADKIFLEILKEEKVNFLLRTLMYTAVRKFGRSRFRNGV; this is encoded by the coding sequence ATGGAACTTACAAAATTATTGGTTAAAGATTTAATGAATGGTAAATTTGAATTATTTTCTGACTATGTATATAAAACAAAGGAATATCTTATCAAAGTTCCAAAAGGTTTTGTAACAGATTATGCAAGTATACCAAAATTATTGAGAGGTATAGTTCTTCCTTATGGAAAACATAGTGGAGCAAGTGTGGTTCATGATTGGCTGTATTCTTCTAATTGTAATCTAGATATAAGTAGAGAAAAGGCAGACAAGATATTTTTGGAGATATTAAAAGAGGAAAAAGTAAATTTCCTCTTAAGAACACTTATGTATACTGCAGTAAGAAAATTTGGTAGAAGCAGATTTAGAAATGGAGTTTAG
- a CDS encoding sigma 54-interacting transcriptional regulator, with product MKISDIIKKSTIAQNLNIKNNLVFPLDININQIDINKINGELIYFEDNKKIVGSISKDLVVYLQNKKIYNFLTNIMDKIEEGIIAVDENGKIFYANKNYSKILGIPLYYIIGKYIQDIEKEATIIKVLDTHKEIFKKNNYIKSLNKYVDVKILPIFIESKFKGAISIFNDITEIINLNKEVIRISSVIEEYNQKLENIKELKNSKIIGEDPKYLELITKAVIVSKTDATVLILGENGVGKDVLSNFIHSNSKRANKPFITLNCAAIPESLIESELFGYEGGSFTGAKQKGKIGKFQLADQGTIFLDEIGDMSPTMQAKLLRTLETGEIEKIGNASNIKVNVRVIAATNQNLEKKIKEGNFREDLYYRLSTITFEIPPLRERNHDIILLINNYLNYYNKKYNKNLKISSRAYSALLEYNWPGNIRELKNCIEHAVILTNNDCIYLENLPKKFQNDVIENKSITLEELLNKKEKEIILNSLINNNWNKEEVAKKLGIGERTLYRKIKKYRINCQKSQ from the coding sequence ATGAAAATATCTGATATTATAAAAAAATCAACTATAGCTCAAAATCTAAACATAAAAAATAATTTAGTTTTTCCTTTAGATATTAATATAAATCAAATTGATATTAATAAAATAAATGGAGAACTTATTTATTTTGAAGATAATAAAAAAATTGTTGGAAGTATAAGTAAAGATTTAGTAGTTTATTTACAAAATAAAAAAATATATAATTTTTTAACAAATATTATGGATAAAATTGAAGAGGGAATTATAGCAGTTGATGAAAATGGTAAGATATTTTATGCAAATAAGAATTATTCCAAAATTTTAGGAATACCTTTATACTATATTATAGGAAAATATATTCAAGATATAGAAAAAGAAGCTACTATTATAAAAGTTCTTGATACTCATAAGGAAATATTTAAAAAAAATAATTATATAAAATCTCTTAATAAATATGTTGATGTAAAAATACTACCTATATTTATTGAAAGTAAATTTAAAGGAGCTATTTCAATTTTTAATGATATTACTGAAATAATAAATTTAAATAAAGAAGTTATAAGAATTTCAAGTGTGATAGAAGAGTATAATCAAAAATTAGAAAATATTAAAGAATTAAAAAATTCTAAAATAATTGGAGAAGACCCTAAATACCTAGAACTTATCACCAAAGCAGTCATTGTTTCTAAAACTGATGCAACTGTTCTTATTTTAGGAGAGAATGGAGTTGGAAAAGATGTTTTAAGTAATTTTATACATAGTAATAGTAAAAGAGCAAATAAGCCATTTATTACTTTAAATTGTGCAGCAATTCCAGAAAGTTTAATTGAAAGTGAATTATTTGGCTATGAAGGAGGTTCATTCACAGGAGCAAAACAAAAGGGAAAAATAGGGAAATTTCAATTAGCAGATCAGGGAACAATTTTTTTAGATGAAATTGGAGATATGAGTCCAACTATGCAGGCAAAGTTATTACGAACTTTGGAAACTGGCGAGATTGAAAAAATAGGGAATGCATCAAATATTAAAGTTAATGTAAGAGTTATCGCAGCTACTAATCAAAATTTAGAAAAGAAAATAAAAGAAGGAAATTTTAGAGAAGATTTATATTACAGACTAAGTACAATAACTTTTGAAATCCCTCCTTTAAGAGAAAGAAATCATGATATTATATTACTTATTAATAACTATCTTAATTATTATAATAAGAAATATAATAAAAATCTAAAAATATCAAGCAGGGCATACTCAGCTTTATTAGAATATAATTGGCCTGGAAATATAAGAGAATTAAAAAATTGTATAGAACATGCAGTTATTTTAACAAATAATGATTGTATTTATCTAGAGAATCTTCCTAAAAAATTTCAAAATGATGTTATAGAAAATAAATCCATAACACTTGAAGAACTTTTAAATAAGAAAGAAAAAGAGATTATATTAAATTCACTTATAAATAATAATTGGAATAAAGAGGAAGTAGCAAAAAAATTAGGTATTGGGGAAAGAACTCTATATAGAAAAATAAAAAAATATAGAATAAATTGTCAAAAAAGTCAATAA